Part of the Flavobacteriales bacterium genome is shown below.
GCTATGTTGTTCCTTGCCCCATTCCTCATCATGGTACCGGATGTAGTCGGGATCGTTCCCACACCAGGGACATCTTACCATTACCTGACTATTTGCTAACCTGCGTCGTTTACAGCAATAAAATTAAAGGGGATGGAAATCAGGCGATCGTACTCTTCCCCTGCTTCCTTCATATCTTCATCCACTTCCTCGTACTTCCAGTCTACCTTAATTTCAAAACCATCCTGTTTGATCTGATCCAGGCGGGTAAGCATATCCAGGATATATTTGGCAGATGTGGAATTAAAATATTCGAAGAAGAATGTGAATGTAAATGCTTTGCCAGCACTATCCGGCTAGTTATCCTTGAGCCAATACAGGGATGACTTGTACTTATCCAGCCACTCCAGAATGGGTTCGTAAAACTTTCGTACATCTTCGGGTCTGGACTCACCTATGATTTCATAAGTACCCTTCTCAGGATCGAGGGTGATGGCCGGAGAACTTTCCGTCGCGGGTATCCTTAGTGCTTCCATAATCTTAATCTTCAGGTGATTGAGTTATATTAACTTGTAAGATATAAAATACAGACTGCATGTCATAGTCGTGAAAGGCGTATTCCAGCTTCCTTCCTGATCTCATGGCAATATCCACCAAACCGAGTCCGGCTCCTCCTTTTTCCGACACAAATCCGTTGGTAATGATCTGGCGGTATCTCTCTTTGAGACCCTCCCGGTCGAGACCATTGACTTCTTCAATCTGTTTCTTTAACACGGCCGCATCCTCTGTTGTGATAAGGTTACCTATCCTTACCAGATAACCATCGTCATTCTGGCCCAGCAATATGATACCTTCAGGGGCTTCCTTAATGGGATCCTCGATCATAATGTTCTTCGCATGCTTCAGGATATTCTCCATACATTCCACCAGCACATTATACAGCCGTTTCACCAGTACAGGATCATGTTTTCCCCTTTCAAATTCTCTCTTGGCGTGTTTCAACATCATGGTAATAACCTGATGTGAGAACTCGCCCTGGTAGGCGGAAATGATCTTTTCTTTCACCATGTTCTGGTGAAGGTGAAATATGATCTCCGGATCAATCATTGTTCGTTCGTTTTATGACGAATATTCAAATACGTATGCCGAATACGAGGATATCATCAATTTGTTCCATATTCTTCATCCATTCGTTGATGGTTTCATCCAGTTTCTTCTTCTGGGATTCCACCGGCAATGCGGATATTTCAACCAACAATTCCTTGAATGGCGGATAATAAAACTTTTTCTTTTTAGGCCCTCCTTTTTGGTCTGCGAATCCATCGGAGAACATATAAATCATGTCTCCCTTTTCGAGCTTACGGGTTTGATTCTTGAAGGAATCCTGCATACTTGGAGGTCTTTTTCCAATGGGCACCTTGTCTCCTTTCAATTCCTCCAGCACCCCTTGACGCACAAGGTACAGTGGGTTATATGCGCCCGAAAATCCGAGTTCCATTTTCTTATGATCAATGCTGCAAAGGGCAATGTCCATACCATCCTTTACCTCCGAAGACTCTTCCTTCTGACGCAAAGTCTTGATAACCTCTTTGCTCAGAGAAGAAAGTATTTCGGCCGGATTCGTCTGGTTGTATTCATTCACGATCTTATCTATCAAATTATGTCCGATCAATGACATGAATGCACCTGGAACCCCATGACCGGTGCAATCCACCGCTGCGGCGAGGGTCTTATCTCCTTTCTGATCCACCCAATAAAAATCGCCACTTACAATGTCTTTTGGCTTGAACAAGATAAAGTATTCCGGTAAACTTTGTTTCAGACTCTCCCGGGATGGCAGAATGGCTTCCTGGATCTTTTGCGCATAATTGATACTGTCGGTGATCTGTTGATTCTTATGGCTGATCACCTGGCTTTGTGATTCCACT
Proteins encoded:
- a CDS encoding SiaC family regulatory phosphoprotein, encoding MEALRIPATESSPAITLDPEKGTYEIIGESRPEDVRKFYEPILEWLDKYKSSLYWLKDN
- a CDS encoding SiaB family protein kinase, whose protein sequence is MIDPEIIFHLHQNMVKEKIISAYQGEFSHQVITMMLKHAKREFERGKHDPVLVKRLYNVLVECMENILKHAKNIMIEDPIKEAPEGIILLGQNDDGYLVRIGNLITTEDAAVLKKQIEEVNGLDREGLKERYRQIITNGFVSEKGGAGLGLVDIAMRSGRKLEYAFHDYDMQSVFYILQVNITQSPED